The region TTCTGATTATTCTTTCACGACAATTCTTCAACTATTTTTTCTCTCATTTGAGTATTCACATCTTCATTTTATAAGATATCTACACTAACAATATCTCCATCACCACAATCTCGTTGATCAGGGGATACTTTCTTTTAACTATTCATATCTTCATTTTATAAGATATCTACACTAACAATTTCTCCATCAATAGTGGTTTTAAAACATGTGCTTCATTAGTTCCACCACAATCTCGTTGATTAGGGAATACTTTCTTTTGAGTACATTTAACAATAATTTTAGGTCTAATAATTTGATAGTCTCGATGAATTACAATTTTTAGTCATTATAAGAAACAAGTAACTTAAAGAATATAATGTTGGGGTTGTTGAAAATTTTATTTTGCTACATAAAAGATTTTGGTTACAATGTAAAAACTTTCAAGTGTAGTGAAGATTGACTTAGAGAAATTTGATGAAGAAGTAACTTTGGCTTATGAAAAATTTAAGTCAAAGATGTTTTGATACAATTAGGATTACACAAGACGTTGAAAGGAAACATTTCCAACATGGACAATGAGAAATGGGAGGAATTAGATTTGAGAGCTTCGAGTATAATCTGCATGCCTTTGGTTAAGAATATTCTTGCGAATGTTCTTGGTACGTCGTCATCCAAAGAGCTCTGGGAGAAACTTGAAGGACTATATCAAGAAAATGGTGTTGGAGAGTCTGGGAGCACTAATGAGACTAATGCTCCAAGATCACAAGAAAGGGAGATACCACATCTCaacccaaaatcttaaggtgtTTGATAAATGAGTATTCTCTTTTATAAATCCAACATTCTACCCATTTATAGGTGATATGAAACTTTAATCACTCACACTTGAACGCAACATTCTCCCCCACAAGTGTAAGTCCCCCACATCCTATGATAGGATCCAACATCGGATCCAGCTCTTACTTCCTCACAAACCTAAACCACGGCTCTACTACTGTTGGAGAGTCCGGGAAAGACGGGATCATCAATGAAACTAATGCTCCAGGATTACAAGAGAGGGAGACGACACATCTCAGcccaaaaccttaaggtgttTGATAAATGGATTCTCTCTCTTATAAATCCAACATTCTATCCATTTATGTCGATGGTTGAAGAGCTTCCGACCAACATGGAAGTTGCACCATAAATTTTCAACCTAGTTTTCAACATGGAAAAATTCTTAAAGTGATTTAACTTTAAGTGAAGTATACTCTTCTTTAGATGGAGTGTGATAGTTTTTTAAAATTGTAATTGTCAGGTGAAAATTCTTGAAGTGATTTAGTTTCAAATGAAGTATACTCTTCTTTAAATGGAgtataataattttttaaaactATGATTATCAATGAAGATAATGTGAAAATTTTTGAAGTGATGTAATTTCAAATAACTATACTCTTTATGGagtatgattgtcggtgaagacaataaaaatttatgtattatttttatattttctCTTGTACTCTTATTTTAGAGTGttatgagaaataattaaatatttaCTTTGCAAAATACAAATGTACTGGAGTTTTGAAATGATTAAGAATAGTTTATATATTGTAACAATTTTCACATAATTTTATTATCTAATTGTGATTTGACAACAACATTGTTATTATGTTCCTCTTTTTTCTCTATGCTCTGTTTTTCCTAACATATAAAACTCCTCATTTCCAAAGAATATAAAGTAGTTTTTCATATTGTTCTACAAATAACAAGAAACAAGTAATTTTGAGTTCATTTGGCAACTCCTAACTTACTAGTACAAAGTCTATCATAATCTAACAATCTAGTAATCTAAAGAATATAAAACTTTCTGTATATGTGCATAGGTTGTTTTTCATAATGTTCTACAATTTCACAATTTCAGAGACAAAACTAGTGAATCATTACAACAGATAGTGACATTTAAAAGGATGGAAACATGCATCCAATGGTCCAACCAAGAAGCAAACCTGCACCAGCAAGAGCCAAACCAACGGCGAAAGCGAAAACACATTTTCCGATCCCTCGTCTTCTTCTATCCGTAACCTTTCCTCGATTCTTCCTGTGTTGTTTTCCAGTCCTACAGGAAAAGAGGTTGTCCCAGTCCATCAATGGCTGGTTTTTGTTCTTGAACTGAAGACATATATTCTCCAGCTGCAAAACATGCAGCCATTGCTTGTAAGCAAATAGTTGCAAAGCCTGTTTGAAAAATAACGCCGATATTTGCTCCTTCTCGTCGCAGGCTTCCTGTGCTGCCTTTTCAGCCTCTCTCGCCCGAGTTTGGGATCGACATAAGGCTTTCAGTAGCTCTGCCTTGGCCGTGCTCTCGGTATTCATGTTGCTTGAATCAGAGTCTTTGCTCTCGCTAGAACTGAAAATGTGTATAACATAACAGTTTCATACAAAGTCTTATGGCATAGTAATCAATAAAACTAAGCAATGTGTTCTTTTATAGCATTACCTGAAAGTTCTGTTTGAATCCTGAAATGAATAGCCAGAAGTCAAGGTTGTAGACTGACAACCATCCGCTTCCGAAGAACGCGTCTCACATTTCCGGCTCAAAGAGGATACAACATTCTTGTCATTGTCATTGTCACGAGATTTCTTCGCAACCAAGTAACCTAAGTCGTCTTTTCCTGTAGTGTCCCACCAAGGTCGAGTTTTTTCACCTCGCAACCAATACGATTCCAAATCAGACGATGTACTTTTACATTGTTTTGAGACCAAGACACTACTAACATCATCCGAAAACCAGAACTCCCCTTCGATTTTCTTCCTAGGTGCTAAATGCAAGTCATTGTTCAAAGCAGCCTCAATTTTCGCGGTTTTAGTATCATTGATTTTCTGTATACATTTTGGATACACATTCCATTGCTGCTCTAAAGCTATAGTATTAGTAACACTTCCAACACACGAAAGCGAATCAAGGTTTTTGACCGATTGATCGCTCCCGATATCGACATTAAAAGCATCGAACTTAGACTCCCAGGAATAATTTGCATCACTGCCCAAGTTAGTTTTGACATGTAGCCACCATTTCATGTCAGAATCAGTGGAATCATCACTATGAATAAAATCAGATTCCAGTTTTTTCGAAACCGGAGATTGATAATCAGAAGGGGACATACTGAAATCTCGTGTGAAACAACGATTAACTGCATAACCAGCTCTAGCTTCTGCAGATGCCATTACTTCTCGATCAGATTATGAGCTATTTTATGGAGAATTCATCTGTTGAATCAGTCAGAAATAAACTAGAAACATTAGATGCAATCTATCTATCCACAAAAAAACTCGTAATCGCTTGTGCATAAACAGAACAAGACTAACAAATTGGAATCAGAGTTTGTTtatcaaattcaaattcaagttTCAATTATGACAAAAAATCGAACTAAACAACCCAAAATCAGATAATTCAGATCATAAACAAAAGCTAGCAAGGTTAGAGAGAGAATACCTTATTCGATTTCTTTAACTTTCAAGATACCATCAAATTCAAAGGTACTATAAATTATAGGTTGTTTTGGTTCTTTGAATGTTCAACAAATTTGGACTGTAATTTTGACTATATGTGAATCTCTAAGCCAAAAAACATCTATTTTTTTCTTGTCTTTCCAATTAGTAGTATCTGTTTTTTATTCTATTTTGTGTTTTTATGTGACTTTGATGTCACAATTATGAACAAGGTTGAGTTTATcgttttggttttgtttgtttGAAGTTTCAATACAATGAATGTTACAGGAAAATGGGGGAAGCAAGCGGTGACATTACGTGGGACCATATTTTTCTGACACGCTACACCTTGTTAACAAGTCTTTTTCATTCCATTATTTTTTTTTACATGTCTTTTTCTTCCATTATTTCATTTTTCAACTAGTTCTATTATTTTACCCAAACTTTATAAACACTATATAATATCTTAAAATTTAAACTGTTTAAATTTATTATACAAAATTTGTAAAATGACAGTTGTCAGAACTTTATAATTTCGGTAGAGATCTTATGTTTGCTTTATAATAGGATGAAagatattttattaatttatatttttatctTTATGACATTTATATAAGTTGTTAAAATTTCTGCTTTCTTTGTGATTTGTTTTTAGTGATCTTAATTGCGACATTTGATTTACTTTTATTGTATATTATAACCCCAATACTTTTATTGTGTTACGTTTGAAAGAGTAAATCTATTCTCACATTATTTAGAGATATAATATGTGTTGGGTTTATACGTGAGAACAATCATCATCTTACAAACTGATTTGTATGGATAACCTAATTTTTTGAGATGATATTAGAGCATATCTTAGATCACTTGTTGGACTTCCTCAGTCGTCCACGCTTTAGGCTCATTGAGCCCCGACTGTGAGGGTTGTGTTCGAATTTTCGTCTTCATTGAAGTCCGCCCTTAGTCGCCTTAATTGCGACATTTGGTATGCCTTCATTACAACTCCCAACACTTTCATGTGTTGTTTTTTAAGTGGGAATAATCCTAATTTTTAAAGTCGGTTTTATAGAGATGAGTTGAACCCAATTTTTAATATAAGTCATATAATATTTAAAGATGAAAATttcataaatatttttttataaaaagatCATATATAGTTAAACACAAAATTTCTAATTTTGAGTGATTATAAAATTATAACTTACCATATAATAATTTTAAAATGGAGTATATTTAATTCGAATTATAACCCTCAtacaaattaaaaaatatattgaTAAACATATAAAATAACTTTTAAATTCTTTTGAACCATATAacaaaataaatatataaaataactttatatatatatatatatatatatatatatatatatatatatatatatatatatatatatatatatttatatatatatatatatatatatatatatatatatatatatatatatatatatatatatatatatatatatatatatatatatatatatatatatatatatatatatatatatataatgtttaaaaacatttttggtctttaatttaataatttttaatttttagttatttaattttaaaaataagTTTTTTGTCCCTTAAATGcatatttatttaaatttattgGTCTCCGTTCAATTTTATTGACGTGAAAGTGATGATTAggacataaaatatatttttaataatgCAACGATGATTATTAGAACaatttattattaaatattttttatagaataatttaaaaaaattatttaactttacttaaaaatttatttgaagattatttaatataaattttaaaataatttttctATATTTAACTCAAATCCTTGTAAGGACTCTCTAACCTACAAGTCTACATTTTATATTATTTGTTTAATCTATATAAACACTAAAGATTTATATAGAAAAAAATGTGAGACTAGCAGCCACCCATTACCGGTCCAAAACACCGAATAACATCAAATATCATATTAATACGTGATATTCCATTTCATCACAGTCTAAAGTAAAGGAGAAGATTGTATCCCGTGTAAAGTGTGTGCAGTGAGATCTATAtcacacaaaaaaaaaatatataaaacaATTGAAGTTTGATTTTTAAAGGTCAGATATAACACTATTATTTCTCCGGTGAACACTTTCACCGGAGACAATCCTTTTCCCTAAAGTAATAAGTAGTAATAAGTGTTCTCAAGATGAAGAAGAAGTGCATTGAATGTTGTTTCTTTATCTCCAATAGGTATTTATTGTGAAATTTGATAAACAAAGACAAATTGTATTTCACTTAAGGGATTCAATTCGAACAAATTTCATGACAGATTGTACAAAAATTATAAGTATGAAACACATTTGACGTTAAAGTCAAAAATGaaaagaacttaaaaataacTTTTAATGCagtaaatgacttaaaataaGGAATTCAATTCATAAAATTAAGCGAAAATACATATATTTTCAAAATCAATATCTTCTCGCTAAACACTTGGATACTTTGAGTCTATAGAATTTGTGTAAAATTACGGAATCCTTAAACTATAAACTAATATTGTTTATATATTAATCCTAACATAATCATCTATAACGACCGACTCAACAAAACTTGTCACGTCTTCGACTTCATGAAACTTTAGTCTTTGGCAGGTCTCCATGTGTTCCTAAATAACCGTATGATCTTATCCAACTTTCTTCGATAAAAATACGAGCCACATCAACTAGTAACCCCAAATTTCACTAAGTCTTGTGCTTTGACCAAGGTTTTCCATGGACTTCTTGACCAACTTCCCAACCTCCCCCGACAGGGAATTCTCCCTAAAAGGTTAAGTGGTCTCCTGGTAAAAAATAACTATTTTGACTCTAGGTAAAACCTTGAAAATTTCCATTATGGCCAAATTTAACCCTGAATACTCACATTTTTTCATCTGTGTCGAAAATATGAGGTAACAAATATTCCCTCGAAATGTCATTTTTCAACCACATAAATGTTGAAAGGGAGAAATATGGAATTTTTGCTTCGATTTTCGATACTGTTCAAATCCCTTCGTTGACGTTAGCATCATCATTGTGTATTTCCACAAACATCCACTCAACAAGGTTTTTTCCAACAAAACCTGTCATTGCTCCTACTTCCTAAGAGAGTGGGCAATAACTTAGCCCACTAACTCTTCCACTTCCTGAAGAGGAATCGTCTCCCATTGCCACATGTATGCCACTTTTCTGACAGTTACTCATGCACTCTCCTCTATAAATACCAACCTCAGTTGTTCATTTAAAACTCTTCTAACTCCAAGCATTCACACGCATTAATGTTCTCAGACTTCTTTTCAAAAAAGATTCAAGAGAAACAATGACTACTTTCACCACCTCCATACCAGTTATTGGCAAGAACCCCCTGGCATTCACGATTCTGACATCAGAGGAGGAAAAGGGGAAAGATTTCTTACCTGGACCACCACACTCCAAGGAGAAAATCTCCATCTAGGCTAAATAGGTACTCATTCTCTTCTCCCTTTATGATAAACTCTTAGTTTTCCTAGATTCATTTCCCACTGCTCAATCACACCCTGAGAAGGTGAAGAATTTATTTCCATGTTATCCTGTTACCATGCCCTCCGCGTTCGAAGAACGCTCTCTCGACCTAAATTTTATGAAAACGCCTAGTGCATCTTTCAATTAGCACCTCATCCCCAAAATAAGGAATATCTTGCCTAGCTCGACAAAGTCCAAAAAAAGAAGAAGGAACAATGAGAAAACCTAGGCATTTTCGATGTGATTCAACTATTCTGTTCGACGTAGCAGCTATCACTGGGCTTCGACCCACAGGTGAAACCTTCACCCCAATAGTGAAACTGTAAATGAGGTCGTCTTTGAACGATTCAACTTAAAAAATTGAATTACCGACCATCATAAGACCAAAATAGAAAAGGTCTCTGACCAAGAGCACATTGCTTTTTCTAACCCTTTGGCTCTCTTAATATTTCTTTTACTCGAGCTCTTTGCAAATAACCAAAAAGTATGTCCCCTTA is a window of Lathyrus oleraceus cultivar Zhongwan6 chromosome 6, CAAS_Psat_ZW6_1.0, whole genome shotgun sequence DNA encoding:
- the LOC127091934 gene encoding uncharacterized protein LOC127091934 yields the protein MASAEARAGYAVNRCFTRDFSMSPSDYQSPVSKKLESDFIHSDDSTDSDMKWWLHVKTNLGSDANYSWESKFDAFNVDIGSDQSVKNLDSLSCVGSVTNTIALEQQWNVYPKCIQKINDTKTAKIEAALNNDLHLAPRKKIEGEFWFSDDVSSVLVSKQCKSTSSDLESYWLRGEKTRPWWDTTGKDDLGYLVAKKSRDNDNDKNVVSSLSRKCETRSSEADGCQSTTLTSGYSFQDSNRTFSSSESKDSDSSNMNTESTAKAELLKALCRSQTRAREAEKAAQEACDEKEQISALFFKQALQLFAYKQWLHVLQLENICLQFKNKNQPLMDWDNLFSCRTGKQHRKNRGKVTDRRRRGIGKCVFAFAVGLALAGAGLLLGWTIGCMFPSF